Within the Mucilaginibacter sp. CSA2-8R genome, the region TGGCGGTCTGCCTGTTTGCAACCCTAACCACTCAGGCACAAACATCACCCGGTAAATTAAGCGGGTTAGGAAAAAACGTGATTTGGACACCTGCCGATTTGGTTGAACCGGCAGAGCTGGCGGCAAGCATTAACAAGCCCGGCGTTACTCAGCCAGTCATTTTTAATATTGGTGCAGTCGAAGATATTGAGGGTGCCGTTCACGTTGGTGCAGCCAATAACGCCGAAAACCGAAAAAAACTGAATAAACTTGCAGAACGTTTGCCTAAAAACAGAACAGTAGTGATTTATTGTGGTTGCTGCCCTTTTGGTAAATGCCCTAACGTTGCCCCAGCTTTTACAGACTTAAAAACACTAGGCCTAACCCAGGTTAAAGTACTCGATTTGCCGGTAAATTTAAAAACCAATTGGATAGCCAAAGGATACCCATTGGCTACCGTTAAGTAAGCTTAAACAACACTGCTTACATGATATAGTAAGTAGTAGGCGGCTCAATTTTGTTTGCAGGTGGCTCCCCTACCATTTCCATTAAATTATTTTCGATGGTTTTGGCCAGGGTAGTCATGGGCGTATCTGTTGGGCGGTTCTCGAACGGATCTTGCATAAAAATGGCGGTTTGCTCAATAGCAATGAACAGTGCCGGAATAATTACCGTTAAAGCTACTTCAACAATCTTGCTTTGATCTTCTAAACCAAAAGGCAGCAAAGTCATCAACGCATAAATTAACACATGGATGAGCAGACTGTAAGCCCGCGGAAAAACGGTGTTTTTAATACGCTCGCACCTACCCATCGAGTCGCAAAGCTTTACAATGGTATTATCAATCTGTACCTGCTTGTTTGGGTCAATGTTAAAACGTTCACAAGCCTCGGCCAGCGCATCCGAGTGATGATTGAGCATTAAATTTGGCTTGTTTGTACTATCGTCGCCGGTATTTTTAAAGTAATCCAGCACTTTAGTGCTATGATCGCATTTACGTAATGATTCGCCCAAGGCAAAACACCACACACCCTGGCGCCGTGCAAAATCTTTAGCCACTTCCAAACCTTCGGCGTTGTTAGGCATATACTGCTTCACCTGGCGGATGAGCGAACGGCTGTCGTTTACAATGGCGCCCCATACAATACGCGCTTCCCACCAGCGCTCGTAAGACTGCGATGTACGAAATGCCAGCAACAAAGACAAAATAGTGCCGGTAAAAGAAGTGACGGCCAAAGGTATCTTAACTTCTCTTAACACGCCAAAATGATCGAACATGCCGGCCAACACCGCAAAGCAAAGGATGGCAATCAAGTCCCACATAATGTGGCGCATAAAATAAGCTACAGAAATACGTTTTTTAATGAGCATAACAGATGCCTGAAAAGAATGATGGTTAGTGTTTGTTGCCGTAAATATATATTTTCAATAGGAATTACGGCAACAAAGTAAAAGAACGCCACAAATAAAAAAAGCTCCGTTTAGGGAGCTCTTTTGTTTCATAGGGTAGATGATAGAAATATATGTAGATCAGGCAGCTTGTTTTACCACAGCAGCCTGTGTAGTTGCGCTTTGTTTTTTGG harbors:
- a CDS encoding bestrophin family ion channel; translation: MLIKKRISVAYFMRHIMWDLIAILCFAVLAGMFDHFGVLREVKIPLAVTSFTGTILSLLLAFRTSQSYERWWEARIVWGAIVNDSRSLIRQVKQYMPNNAEGLEVAKDFARRQGVWCFALGESLRKCDHSTKVLDYFKNTGDDSTNKPNLMLNHHSDALAEACERFNIDPNKQVQIDNTIVKLCDSMGRCERIKNTVFPRAYSLLIHVLIYALMTLLPFGLEDQSKIVEVALTVIIPALFIAIEQTAIFMQDPFENRPTDTPMTTLAKTIENNLMEMVGEPPANKIEPPTTYYIM
- a CDS encoding rhodanese-like domain-containing protein, with product MKTTAHGLIWALAVCLFATLTTQAQTSPGKLSGLGKNVIWTPADLVEPAELAASINKPGVTQPVIFNIGAVEDIEGAVHVGAANNAENRKKLNKLAERLPKNRTVVIYCGCCPFGKCPNVAPAFTDLKTLGLTQVKVLDLPVNLKTNWIAKGYPLATVK